The Psychromonas sp. MME1 genome window below encodes:
- a CDS encoding thioredoxin family protein — protein MKTINVYGSGCKNCVTTAELIQQTAKQLDIDIALSKVTDLQAIMAAGVMSTPAVSVDGKLVHSGSVPDQQKVQDFLR, from the coding sequence ATGAAAACGATTAATGTATATGGATCTGGTTGTAAAAATTGCGTCACAACAGCAGAGTTGATTCAACAAACCGCGAAGCAGTTAGATATTGATATCGCGTTATCCAAAGTGACGGACTTACAAGCGATTATGGCGGCTGGGGTGATGAGTACACCAGCGGTTTCCGTGGATGGTAAACTGGTGCACTCGGGCTCGGTTCCCGACCAGCAGAAGGTGCAAGATTTTCTTCGTTAA
- a CDS encoding EAL domain-containing protein, producing MFITTSSPLHKSIIPSPMLRCSLAAIFALSVLAAILLFLLQQTKNTLQDVSNSMANDALWHIDEMATNTHATLDHLSEYSDCSCSEVKEQLENQLITGIYLHSIHLFKNNTIYCSSVYRAIGFPVAGKEYYSNGEMLLLTSKKLNNNIPLLVHRRDIEQTGILSLIDGRYLRLALSVQEEKGFIALQVGETWMTETDQTADGPLPKLTFVSKIKSQQFPITIIAGFHDEILWQQLWENNGVLLVIVILLLLLLSVVIVRALKQPYSVQRTLKKAHLNQEFIPYLQSIVDSQGKLCGAEALMRWQTTPTQLVSPIAFIPAMEETGLIVPITSSIIRQLADTLEPQQLLLPDNFYISVNISKSHFKNLSLLEDCRYFIDKLSIKKVKICLEITERELIEQTELSDYLLQKLAEMEVKIAIDDFGTGHASFDYLQRFRVDILKIDRGFITNIGANSFSEHLIETMIELSHKLNLFTIAEGVETIEQSQYLEKHGVNFQQGFLFAKPISMNEFIQINGKNKKS from the coding sequence ATGTTCATAACAACTAGCTCACCACTGCATAAATCGATTATTCCATCTCCGATGCTACGTTGTTCATTAGCCGCTATTTTTGCGCTATCGGTACTAGCCGCCATCTTATTATTTTTATTACAGCAGACAAAGAATACTCTCCAAGATGTGAGCAACAGTATGGCTAATGACGCTTTATGGCATATTGATGAAATGGCAACGAATACTCACGCTACCTTGGATCATTTGTCCGAATACTCGGATTGTAGTTGTTCCGAGGTCAAAGAACAACTCGAAAATCAGCTCATTACAGGCATTTACTTACACTCCATACACCTATTTAAAAATAACACCATTTACTGCTCTTCTGTATATCGTGCCATTGGTTTTCCTGTTGCAGGTAAAGAATATTATAGCAATGGCGAAATGCTGCTACTTACAAGCAAGAAACTGAATAACAACATTCCCCTTTTAGTACACCGACGTGATATTGAACAGACAGGTATCCTCAGTTTGATAGATGGGCGCTATTTACGTCTTGCTCTTAGTGTTCAAGAAGAGAAGGGATTTATCGCTTTACAAGTGGGTGAAACATGGATGACCGAAACAGATCAAACAGCAGATGGGCCCCTGCCTAAACTTACATTTGTCAGCAAAATAAAATCACAACAATTCCCCATTACAATCATAGCCGGTTTTCATGATGAAATTTTATGGCAACAATTGTGGGAAAATAATGGCGTATTATTAGTAATTGTTATCCTTCTGCTTCTGCTGCTATCCGTAGTGATTGTCCGCGCTCTTAAGCAACCTTATTCCGTCCAAAGAACATTAAAAAAAGCGCACCTCAACCAAGAATTTATCCCTTACCTGCAATCTATTGTAGACTCGCAAGGCAAACTCTGTGGCGCAGAAGCATTAATGCGTTGGCAAACTACTCCAACACAACTTGTTAGCCCTATAGCATTCATTCCCGCGATGGAAGAAACTGGATTAATAGTCCCCATAACCTCATCTATCATTCGTCAGTTAGCTGATACCTTAGAGCCACAACAGTTACTATTACCCGATAATTTTTACATTAGTGTCAATATCAGTAAGTCGCACTTTAAAAATCTCTCATTATTGGAAGATTGCCGTTACTTCATCGATAAGCTATCAATAAAAAAAGTGAAGATCTGTTTAGAGATCACGGAACGCGAGCTCATCGAGCAAACAGAACTTAGTGATTACTTACTGCAAAAGTTAGCTGAAATGGAAGTAAAAATAGCCATTGATGATTTTGGAACAGGGCATGCTTCCTTTGATTACCTGCAGCGTTTTAGAGTAGACATACTAAAAATAGACCGAGGTTTTATCACTAATATCGGTGCAAATTCATTCTCAGAGCACCTCATCGAGACCATGATTGAACTCAGTCATAAACTCAATTTGTTCACTATCGCAGAGGGAGTTGAAACTATCGAACAATCTCAATATTTAGAAAAACATGGCGTTAATTTTCAACAAGGTTTTCTTTTTGCCAAACCTATATCGATGAACGAATTTATACAAATTAATGGCAAGAACAAAAAATCATAG
- the gss gene encoding bifunctional glutathionylspermidine amidase/synthase: protein MTHIATSRPFGTLLGYAPGGVAAYSSDYDSASDSEYPKRSAFRNYVDGIYMGYKWQCVEFARRWMYLNHGYLFDDVPMAYDIFNLRSVRDIASNTRLPLQAFANGSKRHPQPGSLLIWEQGGEFEQTGHVAIVTEVFADKIRIAEQNLDHTIWPDGRDFSRELIATITEEGEYWVACSFNDALILGWMIQTDDDRYAEASVETNKQLFSLSSHYAKPLLEPQKSWLNVANEDEAAYVHALHGHKLSAAVADQYRYYVLSKTAQDTLRRATNELHGLFMHATDYVLDNEALLDKFNLPRALLPKIRQSWDNRLNQLITSRFDFAMTTQGLKVYEYNCDSASCYMEGAKIQGKWARHYGVHEGEDAGKDLFNQLVQAWRKSQAKGLVHILHDHDPEEKYHALFIQQTLEAAGIESRMIAGINALTWGESGNIVDAQGEVLQWVWKTWSWETALDQIRLECESDAVVPENYQPASKKGQAPRLADVLLHKNIMIFEPLWTLIPSNKAILPVLWSLFPNHPLLLNADFQLNEALQESGYVSKPIVGRCGANIQLIDQDQDIIEATGGQFAAQDHIYQALFPLPLVDGYYVQVCTFTAAGKYAGSCLRVDSSMIISKESDCLALRFVNDEDILQQNQPVIKK, encoded by the coding sequence TTGACCCACATAGCCACTTCTCGTCCCTTTGGTACTCTGCTTGGTTATGCACCCGGTGGCGTTGCTGCATATTCTAGTGATTACGATAGCGCCAGTGATAGCGAATACCCAAAACGTAGCGCCTTTCGCAATTATGTTGATGGTATTTACATGGGCTATAAATGGCAATGCGTGGAATTTGCACGACGCTGGATGTATCTCAATCATGGCTATCTTTTTGATGATGTGCCGATGGCCTATGATATTTTTAATTTACGTTCTGTGCGCGATATTGCTTCCAATACACGTTTACCCTTACAAGCTTTTGCTAACGGTAGTAAACGTCATCCGCAACCGGGAAGTTTATTGATTTGGGAGCAAGGCGGGGAGTTTGAGCAGACTGGCCACGTTGCCATTGTGACGGAAGTGTTTGCCGATAAAATTCGTATTGCAGAACAAAATCTTGACCATACAATTTGGCCTGATGGGCGCGATTTTAGTCGCGAGCTAATCGCGACGATCACGGAGGAGGGTGAATATTGGGTTGCTTGTTCTTTTAATGATGCCTTGATTTTAGGTTGGATGATACAAACTGATGATGATCGCTATGCAGAAGCGAGTGTGGAAACTAACAAGCAGCTATTTTCATTATCTAGCCATTATGCAAAACCCCTGTTAGAGCCTCAAAAGTCGTGGTTAAATGTGGCGAATGAAGATGAAGCAGCTTATGTTCACGCCCTGCATGGCCATAAATTAAGTGCAGCCGTTGCAGACCAGTATCGTTACTACGTTTTATCGAAAACAGCGCAGGATACCTTGCGTCGAGCGACCAATGAGTTGCATGGCTTATTTATGCATGCAACGGATTATGTGCTTGATAATGAAGCGTTATTAGATAAATTTAATTTACCAAGGGCACTCTTGCCGAAGATCCGCCAATCCTGGGATAACCGTCTTAACCAATTGATCACGAGTCGTTTTGATTTCGCGATGACAACGCAGGGATTAAAGGTGTATGAATATAACTGTGATTCGGCATCCTGTTATATGGAGGGGGCTAAAATTCAGGGTAAATGGGCGCGTCATTATGGCGTCCATGAGGGGGAAGATGCGGGTAAAGATCTTTTTAACCAACTTGTGCAAGCATGGCGAAAAAGTCAGGCGAAAGGGCTAGTACATATTCTTCATGATCATGATCCCGAAGAGAAATACCATGCCCTATTTATTCAGCAAACATTAGAAGCGGCAGGCATTGAGAGTCGAATGATTGCTGGTATTAACGCATTAACGTGGGGTGAATCAGGTAACATTGTTGATGCGCAAGGTGAAGTACTACAGTGGGTGTGGAAAACGTGGTCGTGGGAAACCGCACTGGATCAAATTCGTTTAGAATGTGAGTCCGATGCTGTCGTGCCTGAAAATTATCAGCCAGCATCGAAAAAGGGGCAGGCACCGAGACTTGCCGATGTTTTATTGCATAAAAATATCATGATTTTTGAACCACTTTGGACACTCATTCCCAGTAATAAAGCGATTCTTCCTGTGCTCTGGTCATTGTTCCCAAATCATCCTTTGCTGCTCAATGCCGATTTTCAGCTAAATGAGGCGTTGCAAGAGAGTGGTTATGTCAGTAAACCTATTGTTGGGCGATGTGGTGCGAATATTCAATTGATCGATCAGGATCAAGATATTATCGAAGCAACGGGGGGGCAATTCGCCGCGCAGGATCATATCTACCAAGCGCTATTTCCATTACCCTTGGTGGATGGTTACTATGTACAGGTTTGTACCTTCACCGCTGCGGGTAAGTATGCAGGTAGTTGCTTGCGAGTTGATTCTTCGATGATCATTAGCAAAGAGAGTGATTGTTTAGCGTTACGTTTTGTTAATGATGAAGATATTTTGCAGCAGAATCAGCCGGTGATTAAGAAATAA
- a CDS encoding fibronectin type III domain-containing protein, with amino-acid sequence MNQLVNLIYTRLIVILLFIMSPVALSASLQIAWNDNSTNEEGFFVEKRIVNDDFFQNIAVLAANTTQYNDLDVISEETYCYRITAFNQAGKNNSEEVCAQVPVVPDPGETLPGDKPDFTGSVVISHETISKPVAIEIGRKTLYSFKSNVTHNQEYTQETLEGSNFVINSGKISSADKDYFSFQNEGVELENGYTSMKFDSSNSLSFVLHGTGNEQTARLYMQAGAWDDQQSSVVVTAGDKTQVVTLPKGYSWHFFAVDIVFDGTVPVHITTDSDRSGYSAVMFAGIVFDNANMAPVVNYAALVATETKFGSVIDTTDASFYSANGINGNEDISNAVLQNLSFYGKSKYRDGKYTFVNGGNEINSGYQSMSWKESNGVEIKLASGSQQVNIASVYFNAGVWSNDAAFIEIIINGESELVEVPSGYTWHYMKVDIEFEGIVDINIHPVGTFGSYSGFGFAGVTIQ; translated from the coding sequence ATGAATCAACTAGTTAATTTAATTTATACCCGCCTAATTGTAATATTGTTATTCATTATGAGTCCCGTTGCATTATCTGCTAGTTTGCAGATAGCATGGAATGATAATTCAACAAATGAAGAAGGATTTTTTGTTGAAAAGCGCATTGTTAATGATGACTTTTTCCAAAATATCGCAGTGTTAGCTGCCAATACTACGCAATATAATGATTTAGATGTTATTAGTGAAGAGACATATTGTTATCGGATAACGGCATTTAACCAAGCAGGAAAAAACAATTCCGAAGAAGTGTGCGCACAGGTGCCTGTTGTTCCCGATCCAGGTGAAACGCTCCCTGGCGATAAGCCTGATTTTACTGGCAGTGTTGTTATATCGCATGAAACTATTTCTAAACCTGTTGCTATTGAAATAGGTAGAAAAACGCTTTATTCATTTAAAAGTAATGTCACCCATAATCAAGAGTACACTCAAGAGACACTTGAAGGCAGCAACTTTGTAATAAATTCAGGTAAAATTAGTTCTGCAGATAAAGACTATTTTAGCTTCCAAAATGAGGGGGTTGAACTTGAGAATGGTTATACCAGTATGAAGTTTGACAGTAGTAATAGCCTTTCATTTGTTTTACATGGTACAGGTAATGAACAAACTGCACGCTTGTATATGCAGGCTGGAGCTTGGGATGATCAACAATCTAGTGTCGTTGTAACTGCGGGTGATAAAACTCAAGTTGTTACGTTACCTAAGGGGTATAGCTGGCATTTCTTTGCAGTGGACATTGTTTTTGATGGTACAGTTCCTGTGCATATAACAACAGATTCGGATCGTTCAGGTTACAGTGCTGTTATGTTTGCTGGTATTGTTTTTGATAATGCAAATATGGCGCCTGTGGTAAATTATGCGGCACTTGTTGCAACAGAAACAAAATTTGGGTCTGTTATCGACACAACGGATGCAAGCTTTTATAGCGCCAATGGGATAAATGGTAATGAAGATATTTCTAACGCCGTACTGCAGAATTTATCATTCTACGGTAAAAGCAAATATCGCGATGGCAAGTACACATTTGTTAATGGCGGCAATGAGATTAATTCGGGCTATCAAAGTATGTCATGGAAAGAGAGTAATGGCGTTGAAATTAAATTGGCAAGTGGTTCGCAACAGGTAAATATTGCTTCGGTCTATTTTAATGCGGGTGTTTGGAGTAATGATGCTGCCTTTATTGAAATTATCATTAATGGTGAAAGTGAATTAGTTGAAGTGCCTTCTGGTTATACTTGGCATTACATGAAAGTGGATATTGAGTTCGAAGGTATTGTTGATATCAACATTCATCCAGTTGGTACATTCGGCAGTTATAGTGGATTCGGTTTTGCTGGTGTAACAATTCAATAA
- a CDS encoding diguanylate cyclase has protein sequence MKRCIRYYLELIFAVLALSVSLCSYACKPIITPTFANISKDILIRDLLVLSLSKVIEAENICVKPYIENLSDARKSKHVMQGLIDVTWASASAVEEDNLQAIRIPIFRGLQGLRIFIIRENEQTLFDAITTLDHLRQYQAGQGTFWGDTKVLKGANIPVITTPISENLLSMLAKKRFDYFPLAIHEPWVALSAHPELPLVVENSIILSYPSAFYFYVSKDNQTLASNILNGMKIAIADGSYDQLLFSSDLLKEAFLRGNLTQRKVFSVQNSNFHHKIPKENRVYWLSADELITMMSKNR, from the coding sequence ATGAAAAGATGCATACGATATTATTTAGAACTCATTTTTGCTGTACTGGCTTTGAGCGTAAGCCTTTGTTCTTATGCCTGTAAACCTATTATCACCCCCACCTTTGCCAATATTAGTAAAGATATTTTAATCAGAGACCTACTTGTTTTATCTTTATCGAAAGTGATCGAAGCTGAGAATATTTGCGTAAAACCCTATATAGAAAACCTTTCCGATGCACGTAAAAGTAAACATGTTATGCAAGGTTTGATTGATGTGACATGGGCAAGTGCCTCCGCTGTTGAAGAAGATAATTTACAGGCTATTCGCATTCCTATCTTCCGTGGTTTGCAGGGGCTGCGCATTTTTATTATCCGAGAAAATGAGCAAACACTATTTGATGCAATCACAACGCTAGATCACTTGCGTCAATATCAAGCAGGACAGGGTACTTTTTGGGGGGATACAAAGGTATTAAAAGGCGCGAATATTCCCGTCATAACCACTCCCATATCAGAAAATTTACTCTCTATGCTTGCTAAAAAGCGGTTTGATTACTTTCCCTTAGCTATTCATGAGCCATGGGTCGCTCTGAGTGCACATCCTGAGCTACCACTCGTGGTTGAAAACTCAATTATACTTTCCTACCCTTCTGCCTTTTATTTTTATGTGAGTAAAGATAACCAGACCCTCGCATCGAATATCCTCAACGGAATGAAAATAGCGATTGCAGACGGCTCTTACGATCAATTGTTATTTAGCTCTGACTTATTGAAAGAAGCGTTTCTGCGCGGTAATTTAACTCAGCGAAAAGTATTTTCAGTACAAAATTCTAATTTTCACCACAAAATTCCAAAAGAAAATAGGGTATATTGGTTATCTGCAGATGAATTAATCACAATGATGTCTAAAAACAGATGA
- a CDS encoding permease: MLAWFTYLADWLTYSLFNLVPDSRLTGAVHFFIEDTSKILVLLVVLIYLIAVVRATLNPEKVRYYLQGKNRFLGYILGSIFGSVTPFCSCSSIPLFMGFVSARIPLGVTIAFLLTSPLINEVVVVMLGSLLGLKFTLIYISIGLLLGISAGFLIDLIKGERMLVAFLAQQYKRQDDMPDIAYEQNKMTLFERHQFAKQEMLTIFSRVWKWVLLGVAIGAVIHGAIPATWFSEHLGARQWWSVPVATLLAIPMYVNATAIVPIIESLLLKGVPLGTTLAFCMSAVAVSLPEFMMLKQVMTTRLLIMIAAYLLVALSLIGWLFNAVNF, encoded by the coding sequence ATGCTAGCTTGGTTCACTTACCTTGCCGATTGGCTAACTTATTCATTATTTAATCTGGTGCCCGATAGTCGATTGACAGGAGCCGTTCACTTCTTTATTGAAGACACTAGTAAAATTTTAGTGCTATTGGTTGTGCTGATTTACCTTATTGCCGTAGTGAGAGCCACGCTTAACCCTGAAAAAGTCCGTTACTATTTACAGGGTAAAAATAGGTTCTTAGGCTATATTCTCGGTTCAATTTTTGGATCGGTTACCCCTTTTTGTTCCTGTAGTTCGATTCCCTTATTTATGGGCTTTGTCTCCGCACGTATTCCGCTTGGTGTCACCATCGCCTTTTTACTAACCTCCCCTTTGATCAACGAAGTGGTGGTGGTGATGTTGGGATCTCTGCTTGGTCTTAAATTTACCCTTATTTATATCAGCATCGGTTTATTACTTGGCATTTCAGCTGGTTTTCTCATTGATTTAATCAAAGGGGAACGCATGTTAGTAGCGTTTCTTGCTCAGCAATATAAACGTCAGGATGATATGCCTGATATTGCATATGAACAGAATAAAATGACCTTATTCGAACGCCATCAATTTGCCAAACAAGAGATGTTAACCATCTTTAGTAGAGTTTGGAAATGGGTCCTACTTGGGGTTGCTATTGGTGCGGTGATTCATGGTGCTATACCTGCAACATGGTTTAGTGAGCATCTAGGGGCGAGGCAGTGGTGGTCTGTTCCAGTTGCCACTTTGCTCGCTATTCCGATGTATGTTAATGCCACTGCTATAGTCCCCATTATTGAAAGCTTATTATTAAAAGGCGTGCCATTGGGAACAACGCTCGCTTTTTGTATGAGCGCTGTTGCCGTTAGTTTGCCTGAATTCATGATGCTCAAACAGGTGATGACCACGCGATTATTAATAATGATTGCGGCCTATTTACTGGTCGCTTTGAGTTTGATTGGTTGGTTATTTAATGCAGTTAACTTTTAG
- a CDS encoding LysE family translocator: MENNLLMALLIFSFVMSVTPGPNNIMLLSSGAQFGYKRTLPHIAGIIIGVALLLTTLLLGFGAVFQFYPPLYQILQIVGSLYLLWLSWKIATAPTNTELVNTNNNISQPMNMLSAITFQFVNPKAWAMGIASVTTFTLAGEHYFRSGLWILACFAIMGFIAISIWAALGQAIGQYLTTQSRKKKFNYLMGILTAATILLIISD, encoded by the coding sequence ATGGAAAATAATTTGTTAATGGCATTGCTTATATTTAGCTTTGTTATGTCAGTAACACCAGGACCCAACAACATAATGCTGTTGAGCTCTGGCGCACAGTTTGGCTATAAACGGACCTTGCCACATATTGCAGGTATCATTATTGGTGTCGCACTACTGCTCACAACCTTATTACTTGGGTTCGGGGCTGTTTTTCAATTTTATCCACCACTCTATCAAATATTACAAATAGTAGGGTCTCTCTATCTGTTATGGTTATCGTGGAAAATCGCCACTGCACCGACCAACACAGAGCTAGTTAACACCAACAATAATATTTCGCAGCCAATGAATATGCTATCTGCTATCACATTTCAATTTGTTAATCCAAAAGCTTGGGCAATGGGTATCGCAAGCGTGACTACCTTTACACTCGCAGGAGAGCACTATTTTAGGTCAGGATTATGGATCCTCGCTTGCTTTGCCATAATGGGGTTTATTGCCATTAGCATTTGGGCTGCACTCGGTCAGGCGATAGGACAATATTTAACAACGCAATCGCGAAAGAAAAAGTTTAATTATTTAATGGGGATATTAACTGCTGCAACGATACTGCTGATTATTAGCGATTAG
- a CDS encoding sigma-70 family RNA polymerase sigma factor: MDCLMVAWNANEQALKNWLVKKTGDCELAQDLLQDVFIKALQNKARFCTLAHAKSWLFTITKNTLIDAHRKAKLEMNINAEVSVQPEQQPIVNLQHCLIRVLCELDESDKEAIELCDIQGLSQSEYAQHKGLSLSASKSRIQRARKKLREQMIISCKVEFDQQGVIAFIPRK; encoded by the coding sequence TTGGACTGTTTAATGGTCGCTTGGAATGCAAATGAGCAGGCATTAAAAAATTGGTTAGTAAAAAAAACAGGTGATTGCGAGTTGGCTCAAGACCTTCTGCAAGATGTGTTTATTAAAGCCCTACAAAATAAAGCGCGTTTTTGTACATTAGCGCACGCTAAAAGTTGGCTTTTTACTATCACTAAAAATACGCTCATTGATGCACATCGCAAAGCGAAGTTAGAAATGAATATCAATGCAGAAGTCAGTGTGCAACCAGAGCAGCAGCCGATTGTGAATTTACAACACTGTTTGATCCGCGTTTTGTGTGAATTAGATGAAAGTGACAAAGAGGCCATCGAGCTCTGTGATATACAGGGGCTTTCACAATCAGAATATGCACAGCATAAAGGGTTGTCGTTGAGCGCAAGCAAATCACGAATACAGCGGGCGCGAAAGAAATTGCGTGAGCAGATGATCATATCCTGTAAGGTGGAATTTGATCAACAGGGGGTTATCGCCTTTATACCCAGAAAATAA
- a CDS encoding PLP-dependent aminotransferase family protein — protein sequence MKLYEQLADHLRMHIEQGLFQVGERLPSVRQLSSDHGVSISTVQEAYRQVEMEGLVEARPKSGYFVTSQAPTYNLPETSRPPQRPLDISQWEEVLGLLLSQNIAGTVELQHAMPNMTAASLQPLLKKLSDLTRHSGQISLPYGDLRGSLELREQLTSLAAGSGCLLHPDDIVVTSGCQEALSVCLRAATQPGDIVAIESPSFYGSMQAIKASNLKALEIPTHPETGLSLEALELALDQWPIKAILLTPTCNNPMGYIMSEAHKKRLYQLAQSYDIAIIEDDIYGDLSFQYPRPRTIKSFDEDGRVMLCSSFSKTIAPGMRVGWIAPGRYRDKVTHIKYVSSSMCPTLPQIAIADFIRKGAYARHLRRMRLLYKQGRDQIMAAMNKYLPTQICCSFPKGGYIMWVELPKVVDVVKLASECREGGVNIAPGTLFSATGKFRNCMRINFSEQDANAREDGIRKLAYFINRQMDV from the coding sequence ATGAAACTGTATGAGCAGTTAGCTGATCATTTACGTATGCATATTGAGCAAGGATTATTTCAAGTTGGTGAGCGTTTACCTTCTGTTCGTCAATTGTCAAGTGACCATGGGGTAAGCATTTCAACGGTACAGGAAGCGTATCGGCAAGTTGAGATGGAAGGGCTGGTGGAGGCTCGACCGAAGTCTGGGTATTTTGTGACTTCCCAAGCGCCGACTTATAATTTACCTGAAACGTCACGACCACCACAACGACCCCTCGATATATCACAGTGGGAAGAGGTGTTAGGGCTACTGTTGAGTCAAAATATTGCTGGTACGGTCGAGTTGCAGCATGCGATGCCTAATATGACCGCTGCTTCGTTGCAACCATTATTGAAAAAGTTGTCTGATTTAACCCGCCATAGTGGGCAGATCAGCTTACCCTATGGAGATCTTCGCGGTTCATTGGAGTTACGAGAGCAATTAACCTCGCTTGCGGCTGGGTCTGGATGTTTATTGCATCCCGATGATATTGTGGTGACCTCTGGTTGCCAAGAAGCATTATCGGTCTGTTTACGTGCGGCGACTCAACCCGGCGACATTGTTGCCATTGAATCACCAAGTTTTTATGGCTCGATGCAAGCCATTAAAGCATCGAATTTAAAGGCGTTGGAAATTCCCACCCATCCTGAAACGGGACTTAGTTTAGAAGCCTTAGAACTCGCCTTAGATCAATGGCCTATTAAAGCTATTTTGCTGACACCTACGTGCAATAATCCGATGGGCTATATTATGTCTGAGGCGCATAAAAAACGTCTTTATCAGCTCGCACAAAGCTATGACATTGCCATTATTGAAGATGATATTTATGGTGATTTATCTTTTCAATATCCTCGTCCTCGCACCATTAAATCCTTTGATGAAGATGGACGGGTTATGCTTTGCTCCTCTTTTTCTAAAACGATTGCGCCAGGGATGCGAGTCGGCTGGATTGCGCCAGGGCGTTATCGCGATAAAGTCACCCATATTAAATACGTAAGTAGTTCGATGTGCCCGACGTTGCCACAAATAGCGATTGCCGACTTTATACGAAAGGGGGCCTATGCTCGGCATCTGCGCCGGATGCGTTTGTTGTACAAGCAAGGTCGAGATCAGATAATGGCTGCGATGAATAAATATTTACCCACGCAGATTTGTTGCAGTTTCCCGAAAGGGGGATACATCATGTGGGTGGAGTTACCGAAAGTGGTCGACGTGGTGAAGTTAGCCTCGGAGTGTCGAGAGGGCGGTGTTAATATCGCACCCGGTACGCTATTTTCTGCAACGGGAAAGTTTCGCAATTGCATGCGTATTAATTTTAGTGAGCAAGATGCCAATGCGCGTGAAGATGGCATACGCAAACTAGCTTACTTTATCAATCGGCAAATGGACGTTTAA
- a CDS encoding phosphoserine transaminase has product MQPAIKPVNPNFSSGPCAKRPGYDIKQLDIATLGRSHRSALGKNALQKVIDDTAKLLALPKDYRVGIVPASDTGAMEMIMWSMLGERPVDVCYWESFGQGWFADITKQLKLQNVNEIKADYGQLPDLSQVNSDHDVVFTWNGTTSGVKVENGDFIRDDRQGLTICDATSAVFAMPMPWEKLDVTTFSWQKVLGGEGGHGMIILSPRAVARLESYTPSWPLPKIFRLTAAGKLLEGIFKGETINTPSMLCVADYQDALDWISDIGGVQASIEKSQQNLAILETFVSENDWIHFLAENAQIRSNTSVCLSLDLDDQQIKQFITLLADNQVAYDIGAYKDAPSGLRIWCGSTVQASDLKALLPWLSWAYQVVCK; this is encoded by the coding sequence CTGCAACCAGCTATCAAACCAGTTAACCCTAATTTTTCATCTGGCCCATGCGCTAAACGCCCCGGTTATGATATTAAGCAGTTAGATATTGCGACGTTAGGCCGTTCGCACCGTTCCGCTCTTGGCAAAAATGCGTTACAAAAAGTGATCGACGATACCGCTAAGCTATTAGCGCTACCTAAAGATTACCGCGTTGGTATTGTCCCCGCTTCTGATACGGGCGCGATGGAGATGATCATGTGGTCGATGCTCGGTGAGCGCCCTGTTGATGTCTGTTATTGGGAGTCATTCGGACAAGGTTGGTTTGCCGATATTACTAAGCAACTTAAGTTACAAAACGTCAATGAGATAAAAGCAGATTACGGGCAACTACCCGATCTATCGCAAGTGAATTCCGATCACGATGTTGTCTTCACTTGGAATGGCACAACCTCTGGCGTCAAGGTTGAAAATGGCGATTTCATTCGCGACGATCGTCAAGGATTAACTATTTGTGATGCGACTTCGGCGGTATTTGCGATGCCAATGCCTTGGGAAAAATTAGATGTCACCACATTCAGCTGGCAGAAAGTATTAGGTGGTGAAGGTGGTCATGGCATGATCATTTTAAGTCCACGCGCAGTGGCTCGTTTAGAAAGTTATACTCCGAGCTGGCCGCTACCTAAAATTTTCCGATTAACTGCAGCTGGAAAATTGCTAGAGGGAATTTTTAAGGGTGAAACAATTAATACCCCTTCTATGCTCTGTGTGGCAGACTATCAAGATGCATTAGATTGGATCTCGGATATCGGTGGTGTACAAGCGAGCATCGAAAAGTCGCAACAAAATCTCGCCATCTTAGAGACCTTTGTCTCAGAAAATGATTGGATTCACTTTTTAGCTGAGAATGCACAGATTCGCTCTAACACCAGTGTATGTCTATCTCTCGACTTAGATGATCAACAAATTAAACAATTCATAACATTACTTGCCGATAATCAAGTTGCCTATGACATTGGTGCCTACAAAGATGCGCCAAGTGGATTACGTATCTGGTGCGGCAGTACCGTACAAGCAAGCGACTTAAAAGCCCTATTACCTTGGTTAAGCTGGGCATATCAAGTAGTTTGTAAATAA